The nucleotide sequence tttattcaGATCTAATGTAGCCAATTAATAATAATAGCCTAcgtatgaaaaaaacacatttatatacaGTAGCTTATGAATATATAATGCACTTATTTCTAATGGCACAGGGTCTCTGCAACTTGATATTCAAGCGAGgccaaacatttaaagaatatcaataatccaataattataataatatattcttaTCGACAttgtaaatttaagttttaaagtcATTAAGGAACGTGCACATGTTAGTATGCTACATGTTACTCAGTTGGTTCAAACTTAGTTGGTTTAAACTGGCTTAAACCtccattaaatttacatttaaccgaccgttccaaggcggcaCCTAACCATCCTTGATAAATGTACttagttgttttatatatagtatgtatgtactgtgctgtttgtggagttttgtgttgttcttccatgtgtcttgtttgtgttttgtttttgattttacgCTCTCTGTCTTTATGTCTTTATGTGCGTTATACCCAGTGCCATTGAactggtttatgtttaaactccttactactgagcttgttgCTGTAGTGTTTGCATACGTATTCATTCCAAACGTATGTTTAGattgttcatatatatttgatataattataatcccccttttcatatattttgaaagGGCAAGCATACACTTCTAAGCATATATAACAATCTTGAATGGAGCTTTTATTACCACATACTTggaacaaaatgacatttactgAAACTGCTTAAAGCATGAAACCGCTAGATTATTCTCAATAGGTGCAACCTTACCTGACGAATAGTTTCAAATGGTGAATTAAACAGACGCTTCGTTCCTTCTTCAAAGCAAATCTAATTCGTTGAACCTGTATGCATGACAGTGCATGACGGTACATTAATAGCTATTCATGTTAAAtggtatgaataaataaaaccatCTCTGATGGCTTAGTCAAACTCGTTAAATTTTGACGCTTAGTGATCCTGTATAATGTTTGTAtcgttttaaagttatttgtttctattttaaattaacGATCAAACGTACATTGTTCATTCAGTTATTTGACTTTGTAAACTTGTACCTTAGTTCAAGCCATTAGCAATATTTGAAGGTAAAATTAACTTGATTGTTGTACATTTTGCTTTTCCCGAACACAAATCCCTGTCAGAAATACCGATGTAGTTTGAGTTCACCAGGTATCCACATATAATTTATGTGTGATCCGGATATGATAATttgtgacaaaaaaaatcaacttttctTATTCCAGTACGTTTGCCTAAGCCTCCCGTGTATTAATACAAAtcattgcataaaatgtgtgttttcagGCCGTTAAcgtggtgtgttaaaacgcgaaatcggtagaaaacgtgcattatacACGTGCCGTGAAAGaccggctttttgttttacataagcgctATCAGAGCACGCATCATTACAATGGaagctgagcgacctggtttctgactgAAATTGTACGAATAGAAACATATATCAGCATTTATAGCCgtatagaaatatttaaaaaaataatataaaccaCTTTAACTTTTTCTTCTGAGTTGTCTTTTTTCTTGCTGGCTGATAGTGTACATCTGTAAGTCTTAATCGTTTAACTCCTCCCGactttagttatttattttattcagaacaaatgACTTTTATGGATATGCATCTATTTcctcgtatgcaatgaacaaacaATCGACGGAACCCGTAAAAAAGGCGTccaaacaaaaatgcaaatgtgAAGTTTTGTTGCGGCCCTTATCAAGCTTATCGTAAAACGTTTTCAAGACATCGTTCATGAAGTCACACAATAACCTGTTGtggaggttattttgaactttttgggcattttcgtgacatttaacagctttTTTAAACACGAAACGTACTCatggtgtgtattttatgcGATTATAGTGATAATACAACTTTACAGGCACTCGGGCTATAAACCATTTTGCGGGACTGTGCACATTGTGTATTAATCATATAGCATGCTTGTTTTCAAACTACAATGTAATTGCAGCGCAAACACGTTATATCGTTCGTAgtattaaatattgtataattttatgaatcCTAGAAATATGCATACCCTCTCCCCTTACGttgtattattatacctcacttatATTCTCTATGTTAAATTCCCTATACCCGAGCGGTCAATATCTTTTATTATCAGCCAGCCTTTATGTCAGGTAATCTGTTAAAGCTATCCGCAAAGTTAGTTGATAGTTTTTGCTGTcgttctgttgttgtttttctgcatctcatgtttattttataaaaaacgtTTTGTAGACCAATATCCactataatttcaattttatattcaaatgaaatgaaattaataaaataatttacagtTTCCAAGTGGAAATAGAatatttaattggaaatatgtaaataaattccTATTCGAAAGTCGAATATATGTTCTAAAATGACTAAAACAATATCActttattaaacaagttttaatacagaacacatgttttacatttctttgttattagaattattgaaaaaaattggTGCAAATATCGCCCGTAAAAcctaataattatcaaaattttaataatgCATGCAAATTTCAGACGGAATTGAATGAGATTGCAGTTCAGGAAAATAACATTCTTGACAGAACAACTAGTGATACATAAGAAGGAATTTTATTGCTATCGATTGATGCAACAATTTCTTTTGTGCGATAGGAGCCAATGGAAGTCCAACTTGTAAttcaatattgtgtttttgtaaatgcaAACCATACATATGAGCTTTCCTTTCGATATAGCATAACTACAAATGCATGGTATTagtattgcttttaaaatagcAGCCTATGGTTATTCTGGCACAAACTCAAATTAAAGAGGAATATTGTTATGATAAAGTGATTCACAAAATGAAACGCGTACTTTTAGAACTTTTGGCTTCAGTACGTTAATACAGTTAATATAGTTTCAATCTCATCCTGCTTCACTCTATTGTATATTTGTGGCACCTTTACCATAAAAGCAAGTTTACGTAGAGTTCGTGAAAGGTGGTggaatcttcttttttttaggTTTTACTAGAGATGCTCGTCAATTCCTAGTTCAACAGGTATTTGAGAGCCCAAAATATATCATCCATCCCTTAAAGATATGGGCGAGGATGAACGGTACATTGGAAAGGTGTTAATTAAAAGTTATGTTGTCCAAGTTTTGTTTAACCTGAAAgtgatttctttttcataaatgacTCACATTATTCTCTTAAACAACTTACTATGAGGTTGTGCATACAAACaggtttaaaccccaagtaaatttacattttactgaccgttccaaggcttTACCTAgtaatccttgataaacatgcctagtgttttatatattattatgttcaaactatttgctactgagcttgtttctgtagtttttcatatagatATTGTGACAGTGGCTAAGGCCTCAATTAAAATTGACAGATTTACTCGTGAAATACTTTGTATTGGTGGGGATCAATATGTATGAGGCTGTTATTtctcataaaacaatatttacacctcaacttccattccttaaatatactGCCTTTTGGCATTTGCGTTCATCAATTTAGAATCAGAGATAATGTTTTCCACGTCAAGGATTTTAATTGTAATGTGCGTTTTTATTTAAACGAAGTGCATGACTTACTCATTACCGCATATTACAACGTGATGTATTATATAAACGTTTCCTTTTTAAACGGCTATTTATATTTGACATGCTGTGAACAATCTCAAACGTTAGTTTCGTCGACAATTTTTCctaattaaattttgtattacGGTATTTACGAACTTTATTTGCAAGTCTTTGGACACTTCATgaaatttctaaattacaaaCATCAAAGTAGTAAACATGTACTGATTTTTAACGAAAGTAAATTAAATCTCGACTTATCTACCTTTACACGTAATCATTTTCACGAATAATTTGGAGAATGTGTGGTTAATTGTCTAATGATTTAGGTAAACTGCGAATATAATGACTTTGCTTCATGATTACAGCTGTTCATTAAAACCTAAAAGTAGCTGTTGTGCCTGGTTTACTTTGCAGGTGATATCTGCATCTTTTAAGGCGACAGTGACATTGACTTTTTAGCTGCGCAATGACATGATTACACATAATTAcacaattgaaactacaggtgcaattcaaatagtttacaatttaaccAAAATTCTCTTGAAAGTAGGAAGAATCAAGGTCAAACGTATATCAATCAACAGGCACATCGCAACATGAAACCAAATACTAACAatataatcaatacattttggGGTATCGCAAGAAGTGAAATCAAAGTAAGAACCCATTTAACCAATTAGGCAGGCGTCCTCGTACCTTTACGTATTTCCTCATACAAAACTGCAACTTTAAAAAATAGCCTTCAACTTATTCAGCATTCATTTCATTGCGGTTAACCAAGAAACTTTTAATACTGAATTCATCCCTCTAAACCAAGTTGATGAATTTAGgagtaatattgaaattgatttcACCTAGAGTTAAGGAAAACaacatttgatgttttattcaggCTTCACAATTTTACATAGCCTTAATTATATTCATTGCCCGATGACTTTTGTGCTCTTACCGTTTCCCGACTTAACTTGATCGACCCAAACGTTTTTCATTGACatcttacatattttattctgACAATGTCCCGACCTACCTCGACCCCCTAAGTTTTTGTTGCCATCTGACAGTTTGTCATAACCGTCCTGAATTATCCCGCTCAAAGTCAGATTTAGCCATCTGTAATGCTTGTTTTACCTTTTAAATGATCACGTTTTGGTAGACCCGTGCTTATTAAAGAGCctcaatatgtatttataagacGCCGTTTTAATCAAGACTAATCTGTAGTGTTTTGAAGTGAAAGATGATAGTGATACAACCTTACTAATTACCAAtaataacacaatcaaataaactCCAAACTACCTAAACTAGATGTTGTATAAACAGTAATTACGTTGGCAAACACCTTAACTAGTTTTGCCTTATACAATTATACGGTATGtactttttataacaaacacGCGATTTTAATCTACTTCTTATGAATATcctgtttaatatttatgcgaaaagctacagaaactaGCCCAGTAgcgaaaagtttaaacataaacccagtttagttgcactgggcaaacgcctaagacatataacacaaaatcacatacaaaatcaaaatcaactGCACTTAAGACAGTAGGTAATAAACACTGAGTTTGTGCTTCagaagtgttttgttttatttactgtaaCAGATAATATCGTCGAACccctttttcaaaaaaagccTAACCACAAATTAAACGGATTCAGTTTGTCAAATAAACTATGAAATGTTTTTCATGGTGTTATATTACTAAGTAAAGCGAGCAGAAAGATCCGCTTGAACTCAAGTAAAACGTTGTTTACGTGTAACGATGTTAAAGAAACTCGctcataaataataatagtaatacttGCGGCGACGTTTACAAAACGTGTTTACATCAATGAATTCTAGTAGTAATCAGCAACAAAAACTTAATTGAAcgcacttttaaaaaaaatcattcttcATATCAGTCAACTTTCAAACTGCTAAACATGAATTATTTCAGGGATAAAGAAGAATACTCAGCCGCTGGTTCTAGTAAGTACGAACGACGgtctttctttatttatactTCCAATGACAAGTTACCATTGTTTCCAGGACTTATTTCAGACTATACACAAAAGGAATGTTTTCACAATATCAGAGCCTCTAAAACGTGAATGAGTCTCTTTAACATTTGCGGTAAGATAACACATGTATGAAGTTTCTTCTTAGAAATGTTTTCTTATGCATACACATTTACAAAATCGTAGAAGTGTCCGGGTTTGCCACTATAAATATAAGGATAATTTCAACTAATCCAAACAACACAAGACGAATTCACGTTGTTGAAAACTTAGAAAAACGTTCAAAAATGAACTCAGTTGCTGTGTTATTGTTTGCCGTGTGTGCAGTGTTGGCTATTAGCTCCggtatgttttaacttttatctaatgtaaagtttaattttttttatcacatttaaacGCAGTAATATAGTCATGATTTTAACTTGTTCTCATGTTTGCTTCATTAATCAGTCTTTGTGCTGCCTATTTCACTTTGCCAAAGTTCTATTTATGTACGAATTGCtgtatttgcattgtttttCAATATGCAAGTATGTTATAAATCAAAAAGGCTACAATCGAGCTAATAATCAGTCATCCTTTTCAGCCAATTATATGTTTGGCGACCTCTGTAATAATAGATACGCATGAAACCTTTGTTTTGCACATTGACAATGTGTTCGGAATTTAGATACAAAATACTGTATGTAGGACTAATAATCACACATCACACACTAAAATAGAATAGGACAGAACGTTCTTTGTTTCGATAGTAATACACCCAATGCGTGACGTATTATAATGCACTCATGTTTATCATTTAGCATTGACGTCAGTTTGTCCCACTTATAAAGGGACGAACTTTAAACCGATGAAATGATGATGAATGTATGATGAGAATAATAAAATCGTACGTGCGTAGCCAtttgaaacacaattttatGAAACTAAGTTTATATTTTTCCCCTACTCGATcgctgttttatttgtatttgaatgcaaatcatataagatcttttatacattttatattgtacacGGCTGCGTTTTCTATTTTCAACAGGGATACCCTTTATCACCTTTAGAATTAATCAATACTAGTTTCTACCCTTTGAGCGTGTTCAGATTGATTTATATCAGCTTTCGTCTGTCTTCATATTTGAGCTACtataaataagaaaagaaacatatttttgtttaccaCGTCAGTCTCGGGAGATGCGATTTTATGTGAGGGATCGAAAGGTTACATCCAGTGTCCTCCTGGCCAGAAGATAGCAGTTTATAACGCTTACTACGGAAGAACACACAATGGGAGTATCTGTCCCCATCCCGCCACATCCAACCAGAATTGCCGCGCATCTGGCTCCTTCAACAAAATCAAAAGTGCTTGCCACAATAAACAGGTACATGTTTATTAGTTTAAAAACCTTATCGATTTTTTCTCAGTGTGAACAAGAGTAAGCAATTAACGTTAGAAGTGCCGCTCTCAGGTCCGCATAtgtcaataaacaaaattgatcaGTTTTAACAAATTCCGGACAGCTAATTAACTGACACGATTCATTTTCAAGTAAGCATATCCCGGACAGGTATTTACCTGATTCGAATCTTTCTCAAGGGGCAATCTGGTCGTAACTTATAACAGACAGCCATTAAACTGAGTCAAATCAAATGCGCAATCAGTTAATAACTAGCTTCAATGATGGGGCTACAATATTTAGCCCTTGGACACTCTCACCTGCAGACGCACTAgtattcaaatgtaaatatacaggAAAACAGTCCAGTATGcgcaagtttaaacatataaagacttcgatgacatttaaaaaaaagatagaTTAGAGTGATAAATTTGTGGTCACATCCTATTAAGGATATCAAAAGCATACAGTACAGTTTGCAGTATACGAGTATGTATAATGTTGCACTAAGATTTAGTCCTGGAATgagaaacattatttaatatcaaatatttgctgattaaaacaattctaaCTTTTTGTGAATACCAGTGATGCATTTTTAGGAAAAccctttttcaaatattcaattaataatatgttattttcgATCAACAGCGATGCTATTTGGCGGCAAACAATGGAGTGTATGGCGATCCCTGCGTTGGAACGTACAAATACATTGAAGTGAAGTTCGCCTGTGTGCAGGCATAAAACAGCCGGACATTGTTTATACTTATGAATAATTCAAATCATGTGTTGTGTAAATGAGTCATAATGATATGAATAATTCTAAAACTGATATactaatgaaacaaatatatatatgccttCTATGAAGGCGACAGAAGACTTGTCACgagatatttaaaaatcatttgttGTTCAACTccatcaattaatatatcaatgtacATGCGGAAACAAGAAAGAAGTTATTACAAGTGACAATTCTGGCAAAATGAAACAATAGTTCAAAGTGGTGTTTACTTAAATTTATAAAGTAACAGAAGTTTATTTGTCTGCATAGTAACTTTACCCCTGTAGAATGTATTGTGAAAAAATCCCATTAGATACTATTTTAAGcatattaagtatgtgtttttgCTTTTCATCTGGATGAGTTctgatatttataaatggctaaacatttaaaacttattCAATTTATGTTGCTGCGTAATATTCTTTTTGGTTAAtgtgtagatatatatatataattagaaACAACTCTTCTATCTAAGCTACATGTCAGAGCACTTGTACGAATTCCATATTCGAACAACAATGCTTAATTTGTTgaacatgttcattttattttttgaaataaatgagttaCACCAGTAAAACAATCTTGAGCTCGTTTTGCCATGCTATATAGACACATACAAACCAAAGTGGTTCGATGTGGTGTGCAAAAAGAACGACTGCCCTAGTAGTCGACCGTAGAGTAggtttacaatatatttagaGTTGCACGTCCAAATTTAGAGGCAATTTTCAAAATTGCACTTCCATATTTCGCCATGGCCAATCAAAGTCCGTCTTCAAATACGAAAATACGGACAGCTAAAAATCACAGATTAAATATCCGCGGGGCGAGATCCAAAGTGACATATAACTGACATAGAATGTTACGTACCTTTTGATTGGCCGATACGCATTACACAAATTGTAGAAATGTGTGCTTCTAGGCCAATAACatgaatattgtatttaatgacATTCGCAATGCAAATACTCGACAATTGACGACAATGTATgccaaaactcgcctaatatcgACCAGAGTCGGCCAATATGAgtttctgttgttttgttgGTCTACGAAATTCGCCACGGGATTCGAGCAACTTTCATTGGCTGTTGAAAATCGCACTTATATGAAAATGctgtaaatcattttcaaaggcagccattttgttttccgttttacCAACTGTTTTGAGAAATGCGTGCCTTGTTTAAAACATAGCAGCAAATAGAATAGTTGAACCTCTCTaaacggtttgatattacagatGTATTTAACCAGTAAGTGGATGTTATGACAATTATATTTTTGGAAACCGACAAAATTgacgacgaaggtgaaaacAATCgcgaacacattttttttttaaaatgcgaAGGTTTAagacatattaacaaaatatttataagacAGATAGTAAATTACTAAAATACTTGCTATTTTTTCTCATTCAGCAGTATTAGCCATCGCCCTTCGGGCTCAGGCCAATAAAACAGACCTTAGACAAATAAATTGGTCAATGTGAAATCACATTATTAAGAACATTATAGTAAAAACATTGTAAACCTATTTATATTAGGTAGCATATATCTAAGTACCATTATGGCAAATCTTTAACATTCGGTTTTCCTTGTTTACATTGCACTAATGTAAAGGCTATTCCATTGTACTGCTTTGTGTAAATATTGCTTCAATGGCTTGTCCATTGTTGTATGGAAAAGTGAAGGCAATTCAATCAAACagtatgtattaaataaaaatttatcCCATGGACGGGGTCCAAGAAGATATTGACTGAAAAGGCATAGCGCCATATGTATTGCCCGCAACAGGGTGCTTCAACTACCTTTGTGGAGGTCTGAAAATGAACGAGAAGAACGAAATATGCCAACAACGACTCAAACAGACAGAATTTAGTCAGTACTACTCCTTTTTTAGCAGAACATAAATTAAGAAGAATCATTCCGCAATATGTTCTGTTGACTTCGGGTAATGGTCGAAATAAGGTCATCAAATGTAAGTATCATAAATATCAAAGACGATAACAATAGACGAATTTCACGTTACGTGAAACACACGGCGATCATTTTGGAGGCACATGCGCAGTGCTATTTTCCGCTCCAGCTGAGTAAACAGAAATAACTGTTAAAACTAACAGGTCATTATTATCTTTTCCCGGGAgctttaaatgtcaaaatatggtAATTAAGTGTTCAGTGATTGGTTGTTCGAACAGAAAGGATTGTAAGAAAGACTTGCTATACTACAGAATACCTGCAGTGATCAAAAATCAAGGTGATGATTTAGAGAGGCTTTCTATAAATCGGAGAGGACAGTGGTTAGCACAACTTGGGCAGAGCtttgaaaacaagaacataGATAATGTCCGAATATGTTCAGCTCTTTTTGTTATAGGTaagaatattttcttttattccaAATGAAAAGTAGTACATTCAAAagagatgttttcattgtagtaACTAATTAAGAATATATACACTGAATCATTACAAATTTAGTTCCTACCAGTTGAGTTCATGAAGTAGAAAAATTGTTACAACTTCATTATGAGATATAAAAGGATAAAGTTCATGTATGATAGTCAAAACCAAAATATGTGACTATTGTCCTCATTCTTCAGACAAGTATGATCAGCTAAATCCGGACTGGAATCCTACCATTTACCTCAGGGGATGCGCTACACCGAAACCGCCAGTCAATCATGACATCACAACTCCGTCTACCAGTCGTTACAATCGCCAAAATGAGAGAATACAGCGGAGATTAGATATGTCCCAGTTTGCCACATGTAATCAACTTAATTTAACAGCATATTAGATATAACGGCTTAACCATAGGTATATAAGATACTTACCAGTGAATATGTGGGATTTAAACCTGTTAAATATTATAACCTTCTTTTGACCTGTCAACAGCTGTAATACTTTCTATaggttgtatatatattttagttgcACTTTTTAATTTGTTCGTGGGATGTTTCAGCTGAGCCGACAGACAAAGTCCCATTGGATGCAGTTCCTGAGGCACCATGTTCttcaacacaaacatacatcaATGGCCAGAATATAGAGGGTATGAAACTTGAGATTGAAGCACTCCAATCTCTAAATCTGCACTCGAGGTCTCAGCTATCAGACATGTTCTCAGAGAAAGACTTCGAAGGGAATGATGAAAACGTGAACCACCGACCGGGTTGTCATCATATGAAACACTG is from Mya arenaria isolate MELC-2E11 chromosome 9, ASM2691426v1 and encodes:
- the LOC128203225 gene encoding L-rhamnose-binding lectin ELEL-1-like produces the protein MNSVAVLLFAVCAVLAISSVSGDAILCEGSKGYIQCPPGQKIAVYNAYYGRTHNGSICPHPATSNQNCRASGSFNKIKSACHNKQRCYLAANNGVYGDPCVGTYKYIEVKFACVQA